The genomic interval CATCAGGCGCAGAATACGCTGAAGCAAGGCTGCACTGGAATATGGAGCAGGAAGTTGCGATCAAGAACGGAGAATTCGAGCCACCGGGCTATTCAGAATCGTTTGGTATAGGGATGAGGGTTCTTTACAGGGGTGCTCTGGCGTTCGGGGCAACGAATCTGCTCA from Conexivisphaerales archaeon carries:
- a CDS encoding DNA gyrase modulator — its product is MVSLQYDLAEEALKEAEASGAEYAEARLHWNMEQEVAIKNGEFEPPGYSESFGIGMRVLYRGALAFGATNLL